From a region of the Acinetobacter larvae genome:
- a CDS encoding DUF3106 domain-containing protein, translating into MAAKKIVFALCFCSFLQTSFAGLERFWTLSDSTDSQINDNWNKLSEQEQYLLIKRYQDLKEIKVDQSQDLQQKMDWFNQLPEQEKQNMREAWQKMSTTERNTLKQKLQQATTAEQRAEIRAYYLKKYNVQN; encoded by the coding sequence ATGGCAGCTAAAAAAATTGTTTTTGCATTGTGTTTCTGCAGTTTCCTCCAAACCAGCTTTGCTGGTTTGGAGCGCTTCTGGACGCTTTCCGACAGTACTGACAGCCAAATCAACGATAACTGGAATAAACTGTCTGAACAAGAACAGTATCTTCTGATCAAGCGTTATCAAGATTTAAAAGAAATTAAGGTCGATCAAAGCCAAGATTTACAACAAAAAATGGATTGGTTCAATCAGCTGCCTGAGCAAGAAAAACAAAATATGCGCGAAGCATGGCAAAAAATGAGCACCACTGAACGCAATACACTCAAACAAAAACTTCAGCAAGCCACCACAGCAGAACAACGTGCTGAAATTCGTGCTTATTATTTAAAGAAATATAACGTCCAAAACTAG